The following proteins are encoded in a genomic region of Mobula hypostoma chromosome 23, sMobHyp1.1, whole genome shotgun sequence:
- the LOC134336733 gene encoding inactive serine/threonine-protein kinase TEX14-like — protein sequence MDEEELFRQFAKQPRQSVKQPHPSNRHLVHSVEDHIDHQQMKYNPYYTPEKAHIESDNSLEMEKSLQSVTGQRVSFDSYQSGSSEEEREIANMDKTFTTGRKQNGAQKSADSEEEFEINREVCQKNTVSLRSSSGSDIDVVGKEVIGKVMERKNSNGDWNGITVLSPTASAGSFSDIQDFSCIPCDRCSIDKMRTKTPLCSGGPIDNSTPHSVITGKNVSSGSCPHHISFESLLLRSKIIDTSLWQSTESSVLSPGTFGAACEEASKIQNPITLPAATSVFNIAKCQVEQECGQTCAAPPNPPTQLTEEKAKSAEGIVLKLVEDEKDEGTVPKRMQETLDHPSDCEWCRLQKSFEENPRAHSTLDSVLEMIESAVQSKEEIIKKYAPSEEALRMLQKAESGSTGNQTNTTTAQEESTGDTGNKTSITSSTGESSNKKAIERTNWTQPHRIIILK from the exons ATGGATGAAGAGGAGTTGTTCCGTCAATTTGCAAAGCAACCACGCCAAAGTGTGAAACAACCTCACCCCTCCAACAGACATCTTGTACACAGTGTGGAAGACCACATAGATCACCAACAGATGAAATACAACCCATATTACACCCCAGAGAAGGCACATATTGAGAGTGACAATAGCTTAGAAATGGAGAAATCTTTGCAAAGTGTTACAG GACAGAGAGTATCTTTTGATAGCTATCAATCAGGAAGTagtgaagaagagagagagatagcaAACATGGACAAAACATTCACCACAGGAAGAAAACAAAATGGAGCTCAAAAG TCTGCAGATTCTGAAGAGGAGTTTGAAATTAACAGAGAAGTTTGTCAGAAGAACACAGTCTCTTTGAGAAGCTCAAGTGGTTCAGATATTGATGTTGTTG GAAAAGAAGTCATAGGTAAAGTAATGGAACGAAAGAACAGTAACGGAGACTGGAATGGAATCACTGTACTGAGCCCTACTGCATCAGCAGG ATCGTTTTCTGATATCCAGGACTTCTCCTGCATTCCATGTGACAGATGTTCCATTGATAAAATGCGCACGAAAACACCTTTGTGTTCAGGTGGACCAATCGATAACAGTACTCCCCATTCTGTCATCACAG GGAAGaatgtttcttcaggctcctgtccacATCACATTAGTTTTGAATCACTGCTGCTACGATCTAAAATCATAGATACCTCCTTGTGGCAAAGTACTGAGTCAAGTGTGTTATCTCCTGGGACATTTGGAGCAGCTTGTGAAGAAGCCAGCAAAATCCAAAATCCAATCACTCTTCCT GCTGCTACATCAGTGTTCAACATTGCTAAGTGTCAAGTGGAGCAGGAGTGTGGACAGACATGTGCAGCTCCTCCCAATCCCCCAACTCAATTGACAG aAGAGAAAGCAAAATCAGCAGAAGGTATTGTTCTTAAGTTAGTGGAGGATGAGAAGGATGAAGGAACTGTACCAAAAAGGATGCAGGAAACATTGGATCATCCCAGTGACTGTGAATGGTGCAGACTGCAAAAATCCTTCGAAGAAAATCCGAG AGCTCATTCTACACTGGACAGCGTTTTGGAGATGATAGAATCTGCAgttcaatcaaaagaagaaataatcaagAAATATGCACCCAGCGAAGAGGCCTTACG TATGTTACAAAAGGCAGAATCTGGAAGCACTGGAAACCAAACCAACACCACAACTGCACAGGAAGAATCAACAGGAGACACAGGAAACAAAACATCAATTACAA GTAGCACAGGTGAGAGTTCCAATAAAAAAGCAATTGAAAGAACAAACTGGACCCAGCCTCACAG GATCATCATCTTGAAATAA